The following proteins are co-located in the Chiroxiphia lanceolata isolate bChiLan1 chromosome 7, bChiLan1.pri, whole genome shotgun sequence genome:
- the LOC116789727 gene encoding UDP-glucuronosyltransferase 1-6-like translates to MELHTKDCAGAPRSRSLWFPSSGMALPSRGFCGWTSLLLLLTSSFVPAEGGKILVIPQDGSHWLSMRPVVEKLQQKGHEVVVVVPSTSLYMTSKEPQNYTVRVYPAPYPDGYLDATLKAFVDAHFTEGSVLNFIIASYQSTVEISRVFFMNCQSLLHDQDLLRYLRESKFDVVFTDPILMCGPVVAEYLSVPSIYFLRGFPCGMDFDATQCPNPPSYIPRFFLYYSDTMTFAQRVKNMLVNLLELFYCKPIYAEFEELASEVLKKKVTATELLSRGSF, encoded by the coding sequence ATGGAGCTGCATACAAAGGACTGTGCGGGAGCCCCGCGGAGCAGAAGCCTCTGGTTCCCTTCCAGCGGCATGGCTCTTCCCTCCCGGGGCTTTTGTGGCTGGACCAGCCTCCTTCTTCTGCTGACATCGTCCTTCGTCCCTGCTGAAGGTGGGAAGATCCTGGTGATCCCTCAGGATGGAAGCCACTGGCTCAGCATGCGCCCAGTGGTGGAGAAGCTCCAGCAGAAGGGCCAcgaggtggtggtggtggtgccaTCCACGAGCCTGTACATGACCTCAAAGGAGCCGCAGAACTACACCGTGAGGGTGTACCCTGCCCCATACCCGGACGGGTACCTGGATGCCACGCTCAAGGCCTTTGTTGACGCTCATTTTACTGAAGGAtctgttttgaattttattattGCCTCGTACCAAAGCACAGTAGAGATCTCCAGGGTCTTCTTCATGAACTGCCAGAGCCTCCTGCATGACCAAGACCTGCTGCGGTACCTGAGGGAGAGCAAGTTCGACGTGGTGTTCACGGATCCCATCCTGATGTGTGGACCCGTGGTGGCTGAGTACCTTTCAGTCCCTTCCATCTACTTCCTGCGGGGCTTTCCCTGTGGGATGGATTTTGACGCTACCCAGtgtccaaaccctccttccTACATCCCCAGGTTCTTCCTGTATTATTCAGACACCATGACCTTTGCTCAACGTGTGAAGAACATGCTGGTGAATCTCCTGGAGCTCTTCTACTGTAAGCCAATATATGCTGAATTTGAAGAACTTGCATCTGAGGTTTTGAAGAAGAAGGTGACAGCCACAGAGCTTCTGAGCCGTGGATCATTTTGA
- the LOC116789718 gene encoding UDP-glucuronosyltransferase 1-8-like isoform X2: MARRLCCAWIFLLLLLLPGPTAGGKLLVVPMVGSHWLSMQEVVEKLSQRGHEVVVLMPEVSWHMKTSQAYEVLTYPVTQTLEELDSAFNDYVATHLRGLPFPLNVLDMYKNAVHVFNTFFGQCKDLFHNQEILKALNQSGFDAVLTDPIFMCGATLANHLSLPFVFFMRGFGCNLHFEAPQCPSPLSYVPRLFTFNSDRMTFFQRVENALISLLELKYCDGFYDEALKLSSEVLQRDVSLVDLVDSASIWLLRFDFVFEYVRPVMPNMVFIGGINCAKEKPLPKPHFLKTAGELLLFHLE, encoded by the exons ATGGCTCGgaggctctgctgtgcctggattttcctcctcctcctcctcctgcccggCCCCACAGCCGGTGGGAAGCTGCTGGTGGTGCCCATGGTGGGGAGCCACTGGCTGAGCATGCAGGAGGTGGTGGAGAAGCTCAGCCAGCGGGGCCATGAGGTGGTGGTGCTGATGCCGGAGGTGAGCTGGCACATGAAGACCTCGCAGGCCTACGAGGTGCTCACGTACCCGGTGACACAGaccctggaggagctggacaGCGCCTTCAATGACTACGTGGCCACTCACCTGAGGGGCCTGCCCTTCCCCCTGAATGTCCTAGACATGTACAAGAACGCGGTGCACGTCTTCAACACCTTCTTTGGCCAGTGCAAGGACCTGTTCCACAACCAGGAGATCCTGAAGGCGCTGAACCAGAGCGGGTTCGATGCCGTGCTGACAGACCCCATCTTCATGTGCGGGGCCACGCTCGCCAACCACCTCTCGCTCCCCTTCGTGTTCTTCATGAGAGGCTTCGGCTGCAACCTCCACTTTGAAGCCCCACAGTGCCCAAGCCCCCTGTCCTACGTCCCAAGGCTGTTCACCTTCAACTCGGACCGCATGACTTTCTTCCAGAGGGTGGAAAACGCCCTGATCTCCCTCCTGGAGCTCAAGTACTGTGATGGTTTCTACGACGAAGCGCTGAAGTTGTCCTCAGAAGTCCTGCAGAGGGACGTGTCCCTCGTGGACCTGGTGGACTCTGCTTCCATCTGGCTGCTGAGGTTTGACTTTGTGTTCGAGTATGTCAGGCCTGTGATGCCCAACATGGTCTTCATCGGAGGAATAAACTGTGCTAAGGAGAAACCACTGCCTAAG CCCCATTTTCTAAAGACAGCAGGGGAATTGCTCCTATTTCACTTGGAATAG
- the LOC116789718 gene encoding UDP-glucuronosyltransferase 1-8-like isoform X1, with translation MARRLCCAWIFLLLLLLPGPTAGGKLLVVPMVGSHWLSMQEVVEKLSQRGHEVVVLMPEVSWHMKTSQAYEVLTYPVTQTLEELDSAFNDYVATHLRGLPFPLNVLDMYKNAVHVFNTFFGQCKDLFHNQEILKALNQSGFDAVLTDPIFMCGATLANHLSLPFVFFMRGFGCNLHFEAPQCPSPLSYVPRLFTFNSDRMTFFQRVENALISLLELKYCDGFYDEALKLSSEVLQRDVSLVDLVDSASIWLLRFDFVFEYVRPVMPNMVFIGGINCAKEKPLPKVKITCSRSGKTLCIPPLCLFLAPFSKDSRGIAPISLGIGPSKGAEMQQRVNKCEVNQRGGEKTYLCTHTGKPCSETQ, from the exons ATGGCTCGgaggctctgctgtgcctggattttcctcctcctcctcctcctgcccggCCCCACAGCCGGTGGGAAGCTGCTGGTGGTGCCCATGGTGGGGAGCCACTGGCTGAGCATGCAGGAGGTGGTGGAGAAGCTCAGCCAGCGGGGCCATGAGGTGGTGGTGCTGATGCCGGAGGTGAGCTGGCACATGAAGACCTCGCAGGCCTACGAGGTGCTCACGTACCCGGTGACACAGaccctggaggagctggacaGCGCCTTCAATGACTACGTGGCCACTCACCTGAGGGGCCTGCCCTTCCCCCTGAATGTCCTAGACATGTACAAGAACGCGGTGCACGTCTTCAACACCTTCTTTGGCCAGTGCAAGGACCTGTTCCACAACCAGGAGATCCTGAAGGCGCTGAACCAGAGCGGGTTCGATGCCGTGCTGACAGACCCCATCTTCATGTGCGGGGCCACGCTCGCCAACCACCTCTCGCTCCCCTTCGTGTTCTTCATGAGAGGCTTCGGCTGCAACCTCCACTTTGAAGCCCCACAGTGCCCAAGCCCCCTGTCCTACGTCCCAAGGCTGTTCACCTTCAACTCGGACCGCATGACTTTCTTCCAGAGGGTGGAAAACGCCCTGATCTCCCTCCTGGAGCTCAAGTACTGTGATGGTTTCTACGACGAAGCGCTGAAGTTGTCCTCAGAAGTCCTGCAGAGGGACGTGTCCCTCGTGGACCTGGTGGACTCTGCTTCCATCTGGCTGCTGAGGTTTGACTTTGTGTTCGAGTATGTCAGGCCTGTGATGCCCAACATGGTCTTCATCGGAGGAATAAACTGTGCTAAGGAGAAACCACTGCCTAAG gtgaaaatcacATGTTCCAGATCTGGCAAAACCTTGTGTattcctcctctctgcctttttttagCCCCATTTTCTAAAGACAGCAGGGGAATTGCTCCTATTTCACTTGGAATAGGGCCCAGCAAGGGGgcagaaatgcagcagagagTAAACAAGTGTGAAGTGAatcagaggggaggggaaaaaacctacctgtgcacacacactggTAAGCCCTGTTCAGAAACACAATAA
- the LOC116789389 gene encoding UDP-glucuronosyltransferase 1-1-like, translating to MLRALLLPFLCLLSPASAGKLLVIPMEGSHWLSMKEVLAELSKRGHEIVVLAPDNRVYIGSSDVYDLKTYPVPIKKEEMEEQIRSFGPKCFSEEPFLVRFWNTLKDFRKSASMFESTCRSLLYNKEMMKYIQDSKFDTVLTDPFNPCGPIIAVQFSIPSVFFLRGVPCNIDIQAAQAPDPPSYVPRMFSLQTDHMTFSQRVKNFLLFLSESFSCSIAFSPFEELASEFLHRPMTMPQLLSHGSVWLKRLDFAFDYPMPVMPNMVFIGGINCGHKKALSEVSDRLGEGEQGKSSGSHTPV from the coding sequence ATGCTgagggcactgctgctccccttCCTGTGCCTCCTGAGTCCTGCCAGCgctgggaagctgctggtgATCCCCATGGAGGGCAGCCACTGGCTCAGCATGAAGgaagtgctggcagagctgagcaagAGAGGGCACGAAATTGTGGTTCTGGCACCGGACAACAGGGTATACATTGGCTCCTCAGATGTCTATGACTTGAAAACCTACCCTGTCCCTATcaagaaggaagagatggaagaaCAGATACGCTCATTTGGTCCAAAGTGCTTTAGTGAAGAGCCTTTCCTGGTCAGATTTTGGAATACTCTGAAAGATTTCCGGAAGAGCGCTTCCATGTTTGAATCCACCTGCAGATCCTTGCTGTACAACAAGGAGATGATGAAATACATCCAAGACAGCAAATTTGACACCGTCTTAACGGATCCCTTCAATCCCTGTGGGCCGATCATTGCTGTTCAGTTCTCCATCCCCAGTGTTTTCTTCCTGAGGGGTGTTCCATGTAACATCGACATTCAGGCTGCTCAGGCCCCGGACCCGCCGTCCTACGTCCCACGAATGTTCTCCCTCCAGACAGACCACATGACATTCTCCCAGAGAGTGAAGAacttcctgctcttcctttccgagtccttcagctgcagcatcGCCTTCTCCCCCTTTGAAGAGCTGGCCTCGGAGTTCCTGCACAGGCCGATGACGATGCCGCAGCTTTTAAGTCACGGGTCAGTGTGGCTGAAGAGACTCGACTTTGCCTTTGACTATCCCATGCCCGTAATGCCCAATATGGTTTTCATTGGAGGCATCAACTGTGGACACAAGAAAGCGTTGTCTGAGGTCAgtgacaggctgggagagggggaacaAGGGAAGAGTTCTGGCAGTCACACACCTGTGTGA